One genomic region from Nitrosopumilus sp. encodes:
- a CDS encoding radical SAM protein yields the protein MMLNYDAPLYRPPSEARSLIFQVTLGCSFNECSFCDMYRSKEYSERSWDDVKSEIDMMAEYLPDTRRVFLADGDALNLDSEYMIKIVKYIREKFQNIERISCYAMPMNILKKTSEELKKMNEAGLDMFYLGIESGSDIVLKKVTKGAIAKTIIKSVNKAKEAGYIMSCMVILGLGGKKYSKEHIKGTAEVISACSPHYVGALTLYLENGIKQEFIDKYEGEFVRINDDESLEELYDLIKQIETKEEIVFRVNHGSNAYTVKGTFPQDKQDMLDKVEWMKQHPEIVRPQGLRGF from the coding sequence ATGATGTTAAATTACGATGCACCTCTTTACAGACCTCCTTCAGAAGCTAGATCATTAATCTTTCAAGTAACTTTAGGTTGTTCATTTAACGAGTGTTCATTTTGTGATATGTATAGATCAAAAGAATATTCTGAAAGATCGTGGGATGATGTAAAATCTGAAATTGATATGATGGCAGAATATCTTCCAGATACCAGACGTGTATTTCTTGCAGATGGAGATGCACTTAATCTTGATTCAGAGTACATGATTAAAATTGTAAAATACATTAGAGAAAAATTTCAGAATATTGAAAGAATTTCTTGTTATGCAATGCCTATGAACATTCTAAAGAAAACTTCTGAGGAATTAAAGAAGATGAATGAAGCAGGATTAGACATGTTTTATTTGGGAATTGAAAGTGGTTCGGATATTGTATTAAAAAAAGTGACAAAAGGTGCTATTGCAAAAACTATCATTAAATCAGTAAACAAAGCAAAAGAAGCTGGATACATAATGTCATGCATGGTAATATTGGGATTAGGAGGAAAGAAATATTCTAAAGAACATATCAAAGGAACAGCAGAAGTTATCAGTGCATGCTCACCACATTATGTAGGTGCTTTAACACTCTATTTAGAAAATGGAATCAAACAAGAATTCATTGACAAGTATGAAGGAGAATTTGTTAGAATTAATGATGATGAATCATTAGAGGAGCTTTATGATCTGATAAAACAAATCGAAACTAAAGAAGAAATTGTTTTTAGAGTAAACCATGGTTCAAATGCATATACTGTAAAAGGAACATTCCCTCAAGATAAGCAAGACATGTTAGATAAAGTAGAATGGATGAAACAACATCCAGAAATTGTGCGTCCACAAGGACTACGTGGATTCTAA